The Nitrosopumilus cobalaminigenes genome contains a region encoding:
- a CDS encoding dual specificity protein phosphatase 23, translated as MSKPGNIWRKVHGKIAKKPTNFSWLIEEKLAGSGIPTSYDEFDWLMNQGVKSIVTMTEQALPDDWVKHIGYLHVPTPDLTAPDMDRIDSAVDFIHEQIKNEQAVMVHCAAGMGRAGTILACYFIKYEKFSADNAIKKIRDERPGSIQSEVQELAIGFYEKHVRN; from the coding sequence ATGAGTAAACCTGGAAATATCTGGAGAAAAGTTCATGGAAAAATCGCTAAAAAACCAACTAACTTTTCGTGGCTAATTGAAGAAAAATTAGCAGGCTCAGGTATTCCAACTAGTTATGATGAATTTGATTGGCTCATGAATCAGGGAGTAAAATCAATTGTTACCATGACTGAGCAAGCATTGCCTGATGATTGGGTTAAACACATTGGATATCTTCATGTACCAACTCCTGATTTGACAGCTCCTGATATGGATAGAATAGATTCTGCAGTAGATTTTATTCATGAACAAATTAAAAATGAACAAGCAGTAATGGTTCACTGTGCGGCAGGAATGGGAAGAGCTGGAACAATTCTTGCATGTTATTTTATCAAATACGAAAAATTTTCTGCAGATAATGCTATTAAAAAAATCCGAGATGAAAGACCTGGTTCAATTCAATCTGAAGTACAAGAATTAGCTATCGGATTTTATGAAAAACATGTAAGAAATTAG
- a CDS encoding HAMP domain-containing protein has product MSISFNLGKKLIFLVLIVSIVTLSITAFLSFNYADQILKERAGDQLLGESIVRGDTLRLLFESRIEQNNILANDPMIQLLVSEMNQIPEDELKEFKESNRRDFLIQVQAFQELIGFSIGFEDTKIIGSNGKVFFSLSGISDENFIGDKFFQRGLKESFIEFESAEVGKKMIVVSPIFADDSKIGDEPIGVIISRMRTASIDNVLINRSGLGESGEVYIVNNQFLMLSESRFLENVVFQQKVDTFAVQQCFNNGEEFLGFYEDYRNVPIYGSSYCADDLGIVLLVEIDKAEVEKPIDILQDRIFQTGIVITIGMGIAAFGISKSLSRPLLKLKSAANKIASGDFEVRTNITTGDEIGELSHAFDSMAQKLQESLIEIKEKEDVIKQQEDILLKFSQHEQNDCVGVIDMTDSTRISSKLSDDDVSKMYEIFLNFMAKIVRKHNGEVVKNIGDALMFRFANVDSKDTAAMKNILECCLSMIEAHDELKKELNAENIDALDYKISATYGAVKVAESTTSKISDIFGPTVNRCFKINSLCPKNSIVVGINLYEILKDFDEYEFTQFCSIEMKKKYGYSIFEVRRK; this is encoded by the coding sequence ATGTCAATTTCATTTAATCTTGGTAAAAAACTCATTTTCTTAGTACTCATTGTATCTATTGTTACTTTATCCATTACAGCATTTCTTAGTTTCAATTATGCTGATCAAATCCTAAAAGAAAGGGCAGGAGATCAATTACTGGGAGAATCCATAGTTAGAGGAGACACACTAAGATTACTTTTTGAATCAAGAATTGAACAAAATAATATTCTTGCAAATGATCCTATGATTCAGTTACTAGTTTCTGAAATGAATCAGATTCCAGAAGATGAACTAAAAGAATTCAAAGAAAGTAATCGAAGAGACTTTCTAATTCAAGTTCAAGCATTTCAAGAATTAATTGGATTCTCTATTGGTTTTGAGGATACAAAAATAATTGGCAGTAATGGAAAAGTATTCTTTTCTCTAAGTGGAATTTCTGATGAAAATTTTATTGGAGATAAATTTTTTCAGAGAGGGTTAAAAGAATCGTTTATAGAATTTGAATCAGCTGAAGTAGGTAAAAAAATGATTGTGGTATCACCTATTTTTGCGGATGATAGTAAAATTGGAGATGAACCAATTGGCGTAATCATTTCAAGAATGAGAACAGCTTCAATCGATAATGTTCTAATCAACAGAAGTGGATTAGGGGAATCTGGTGAAGTTTACATTGTAAATAATCAATTTTTAATGTTATCTGAATCTAGATTTTTAGAAAATGTTGTTTTCCAACAAAAAGTTGATACTTTTGCTGTCCAACAATGTTTCAATAACGGGGAAGAATTTTTAGGATTTTATGAAGATTATAGAAATGTTCCAATTTATGGATCATCATATTGTGCAGATGATTTAGGCATAGTATTACTAGTTGAAATTGATAAAGCTGAAGTTGAAAAACCAATTGATATTCTTCAAGATAGAATATTTCAAACTGGAATAGTCATCACCATAGGAATGGGAATTGCTGCTTTTGGAATATCAAAATCACTTTCTAGACCACTTCTCAAACTGAAAAGTGCTGCCAACAAAATTGCTAGTGGAGATTTTGAAGTAAGGACCAACATTACAACGGGTGATGAAATTGGTGAATTATCTCATGCATTTGATTCAATGGCACAAAAATTACAAGAATCATTAATCGAAATTAAAGAAAAAGAAGATGTGATTAAACAGCAGGAAGACATATTGTTGAAATTTTCTCAACATGAACAAAATGATTGTGTAGGCGTTATTGATATGACAGACTCTACTAGAATATCATCAAAATTATCTGATGATGATGTTAGTAAAATGTACGAAATTTTTCTCAACTTCATGGCAAAAATTGTTAGAAAACATAATGGAGAAGTAGTAAAAAATATTGGAGATGCTCTGATGTTTAGATTTGCAAATGTTGATTCAAAAGATACTGCTGCAATGAAAAATATTTTAGAATGTTGTTTGAGTATGATTGAAGCTCATGATGAACTGAAAAAAGAACTTAATGCTGAAAATATTGATGCTTTAGATTACAAAATTAGTGCAACATATGGTGCTGTTAAAGTAGCAGAGAGCACCACTTCAAAAATTTCAGATATTTTTGGTCCAACAGTAAACAGATGTTTTAAAATAAATTCACTTTGTCCTAAAAACAGCATAGTAGTTGGCATCAATCTATATGAAATATTGAAAGACTTTGATGAATACGAATTTACACAGTTTTGTTCCATTGAAATGAAGAAGAAATATGGTTACAGTATTTTTGAAGTTAGAAGAAAATAA
- a CDS encoding ATP-binding protein encodes MPVGIIPDISEQMCIGCALCVEICTTLGPDVLRVKPVEGWKRGKAFVFYPERCISDGACIGVCPTKAIFWMRPMDFTVGQPVPLYKNSVFVKGWTELID; translated from the coding sequence ATGCCAGTAGGAATTATTCCAGACATCAGCGAACAAATGTGTATCGGATGCGCACTATGTGTAGAAATCTGTACCACACTTGGACCAGATGTCCTTAGAGTAAAACCAGTTGAAGGCTGGAAGAGAGGTAAAGCATTTGTCTTCTACCCAGAAAGATGTATTTCTGATGGTGCATGCATTGGTGTATGCCCAACAAAAGCAATCTTTTGGATGCGACCAATGGACTTTACTGTTGGACAACCAGTTCCACTCTACAAGAACTCAGTCTTCGTCAAAGGTTGGACTGAATTAATCGATTAG
- a CDS encoding DUF6659 family protein, with protein MTVNFDDLSKQVLDLDSQIRFAGVANSKGEMIAGGHKENVEKMLVGDEVNMSIHYALQKRDLYTNLAYKIGSEKSSITEYEKVTMISIPINSSEIFMISTEPRADYLKIIDFIHATLKNSE; from the coding sequence CTGACAGTAAACTTTGATGATTTATCAAAACAGGTACTTGATCTAGATTCTCAAATACGATTTGCAGGTGTCGCAAATAGTAAGGGTGAGATGATTGCAGGTGGACATAAAGAAAATGTTGAAAAGATGTTGGTTGGCGATGAGGTAAACATGTCAATTCATTATGCTTTACAAAAAAGAGATCTTTACACTAACTTGGCATACAAAATTGGTTCTGAAAAATCATCAATTACAGAATATGAAAAAGTTACAATGATTAGTATTCCAATTAACTCAAGTGAAATATTTATGATAAGTACTGAACCCAGAGCAGACTATTTGAAAATAATTGATTTTATTCATGCTACGCTAAAAAATTCTGAATAA
- a CDS encoding cupredoxin domain-containing protein gives MKFLLFSIIFLLVAIPSFAYSDEYIIDIPIGAYNPELNTVAEVWYDPPQLFVTAGDTVTWYNDDKEGHTVTSGEGSGRFGWMSDNFGKPDGVFDSGRFMPGESWSYKFEESGTFSYYCTIHPWMEGILIVEEQIPDYPHDATGKKLEFPLLQYTPDRKIEVNLTWDPPVIKTHEKIQFVYQFYDPQTNSNLAEMKYNFIIFQNGKEILRDEGLSQIGGDYRNFVFSESGSIIVRVEGIQSPSIFAEESVTVFGEVESKEQRSVDFTTAVYDNPEKSSHETYHTKPAQRLTTYYELMLFIILIPGVMFLIAMFWLKKKPKIKDDTPGAVKI, from the coding sequence ATGAAATTTTTACTATTTTCAATTATTTTTCTATTGGTAGCCATACCCTCTTTTGCCTATTCTGATGAATACATTATTGATATTCCAATAGGAGCATACAATCCTGAACTAAATACAGTAGCTGAAGTATGGTATGATCCTCCTCAACTGTTTGTAACTGCTGGTGATACAGTTACTTGGTATAATGATGATAAAGAAGGTCATACTGTTACAAGTGGAGAAGGCTCTGGAAGATTTGGTTGGATGAGTGATAACTTTGGAAAACCTGACGGTGTTTTTGATAGTGGTAGATTTATGCCAGGAGAATCTTGGTCATACAAATTTGAAGAGTCTGGAACTTTCTCTTATTATTGTACTATTCATCCATGGATGGAAGGAATTTTAATTGTTGAAGAACAAATTCCTGATTATCCACATGATGCAACAGGGAAAAAACTAGAGTTTCCATTATTACAGTATACTCCAGATAGAAAAATTGAAGTTAATCTAACATGGGATCCTCCTGTAATCAAAACTCATGAAAAAATCCAATTTGTTTATCAATTTTATGATCCACAAACAAACTCTAATCTTGCAGAAATGAAATATAATTTTATAATATTTCAAAATGGCAAAGAAATTCTTAGAGATGAAGGATTAAGTCAGATTGGGGGAGATTATAGAAATTTTGTTTTTAGCGAATCTGGTTCTATTATAGTAAGAGTTGAAGGAATTCAATCTCCCTCAATTTTTGCTGAGGAAAGTGTTACTGTTTTTGGAGAAGTTGAAAGTAAAGAACAACGTTCTGTTGATTTTACCACGGCTGTTTATGATAATCCTGAAAAATCATCTCACGAAACTTATCATACAAAACCTGCTCAAAGACTAACAACCTATTACGAATTAATGTTATTCATAATTCTAATCCCAGGTGTTATGTTTTTGATTGCAATGTTTTGGTTAAAGAAAAAACCAAAAATTAAAGATGACACACCAGGCGCTGTTAAAATCTAA
- a CDS encoding Lrp/AsnC ligand binding domain-containing protein, protein MPTAYVLLNSDLGSDESIINEVKQILAEEDIKFEVQGVYGVYDIVLKLTSNDAEKLRAIITNKVRKISKVQSTLTMMVIEEQDNL, encoded by the coding sequence GTGCCTACAGCATATGTTCTATTGAATTCTGATTTAGGATCAGATGAATCAATTATCAACGAAGTAAAGCAAATTCTTGCTGAAGAAGATATCAAATTTGAGGTTCAAGGTGTATACGGTGTATACGATATTGTCTTGAAATTAACCTCTAATGATGCCGAAAAGCTACGTGCAATCATTACTAACAAAGTTAGAAAAATCAGCAAAGTTCAATCAACACTAACTATGATGGTAATAGAAGAACAAGATAACTTATAG
- a CDS encoding aminotransferase class V-fold PLP-dependent enzyme yields MNLISKDISGDFPVSDKIYLNNASVSLMPTQSIEAMKEFLITYNSIGPDSKDSEPFVTEKLQSVRKTIAKIISCQPDEIILTQSTTDGINFVANGLTFDDNSNIIIRGMTHEHHSNFYPWIKLKEKISIQNLPIDENGFFQLDDLELFVNQNTKLVALSHALYNTGSILPVEEIGKILDGKVPFFLDSAQTIGCIGDIDVSKIKCDFMSFNGSKWLCGPMGTGLFYCNRKSSELLEPKTIGGESAIIYDDSKLAFKELPDKFQTGFRNYVGIVGLASSANYMLNLGMNNIREKIQYLSTLFREELSKIPNIMLYGPDDQNLRTSIVSFNIKGFDSQEAVDRLEKQNIILAVREIMDKKIIRASPHFFNTEPQMLEVIDAIKKL; encoded by the coding sequence ATGAATTTAATATCAAAAGATATTTCAGGTGATTTTCCAGTATCAGATAAAATCTATCTAAATAACGCATCTGTTTCTTTAATGCCTACTCAAAGTATTGAGGCCATGAAAGAATTTCTCATTACTTACAATTCAATTGGTCCTGATTCTAAAGATTCTGAACCTTTTGTTACTGAAAAACTACAAAGTGTACGAAAAACTATAGCAAAAATAATTTCTTGCCAACCTGATGAAATAATTCTTACACAAAGTACAACTGATGGAATAAATTTTGTAGCAAATGGATTAACCTTTGATGATAATTCAAACATAATTATTCGTGGAATGACCCATGAACATCATTCTAATTTTTATCCTTGGATCAAACTAAAGGAAAAAATTTCAATACAAAATTTACCTATTGATGAAAATGGATTTTTTCAACTAGATGACTTGGAATTATTTGTAAATCAAAATACAAAATTAGTTGCACTTAGTCATGCTTTGTATAATACAGGCTCAATTTTGCCTGTAGAAGAAATAGGAAAAATACTTGATGGCAAAGTTCCATTTTTTCTTGATAGTGCACAAACAATAGGATGTATTGGAGATATTGATGTATCAAAAATAAAGTGTGATTTTATGTCCTTTAATGGATCTAAATGGCTTTGTGGCCCAATGGGTACAGGATTATTCTACTGCAACAGAAAATCAAGTGAACTGTTAGAACCAAAAACAATTGGTGGAGAGTCGGCAATTATTTATGATGACTCTAAACTTGCATTCAAAGAATTGCCAGATAAATTTCAAACTGGTTTTAGAAATTATGTTGGAATAGTAGGACTAGCATCATCTGCAAACTATATGTTAAATTTGGGAATGAATAATATCCGTGAAAAAATTCAGTATCTTTCTACTTTGTTTAGAGAAGAATTATCAAAAATTCCAAATATTATGTTGTATGGACCTGATGATCAAAATCTTAGAACTAGTATTGTTTCATTTAACATTAAAGGATTTGATTCCCAAGAAGCTGTAGACAGACTAGAAAAACAAAATATCATTTTGGCTGTAAGAGAAATTATGGATAAAAAAATTATACGAGCATCTCCTCACTTTTTTAATACTGAACCTCAAATGCTTGAAGTTATTGATGCAATAAAGAAACTATAA
- a CDS encoding cyclase family protein, with product MKPIDLSLTISESIPSFPGSPTPQFIDWSDIKSDGYNLELLFLSSHTGTHLDAPYHFDKKGPKINQIPLERLIGKGILIKLKKSRNSSITKSDIISFEKKNGEIPDHSSLFFYTGWQKNLKKQNYFTENPGLDASAAKYFVSKKINLVGIDSPSIDIGKDESFSVHHILSKNNILIVENLTNMNKIKSIGFTFTILPLKLKDATGSPVRAVAS from the coding sequence GTGAAACCAATAGATTTGTCACTTACAATATCTGAATCCATACCAAGTTTTCCTGGATCTCCTACTCCACAATTCATTGATTGGTCAGATATCAAATCAGATGGATACAATCTAGAATTATTATTTCTGAGTTCACATACTGGTACACACCTTGATGCACCATATCATTTTGATAAAAAAGGACCAAAAATTAATCAAATTCCACTTGAGAGATTAATTGGAAAAGGTATTCTCATTAAACTCAAAAAATCAAGAAATTCATCTATCACAAAATCTGATATTATATCATTTGAAAAAAAGAATGGTGAGATTCCCGATCATTCATCGTTGTTTTTCTATACTGGATGGCAAAAAAATCTAAAAAAACAAAATTATTTCACCGAAAATCCTGGATTAGATGCATCAGCTGCAAAATATTTTGTTTCAAAAAAAATTAACCTAGTTGGAATTGATTCACCCAGTATCGATATTGGAAAAGATGAATCATTTAGTGTTCATCATATTTTATCAAAAAATAATATTTTGATAGTTGAAAATTTGACAAACATGAATAAAATCAAATCAATTGGATTTACCTTTACAATTCTTCCATTAAAACTAAAAGATGCTACAGGTTCACCTGTTCGTGCAGTTGCATCATGA